One Brevibacillus choshinensis genomic window carries:
- a CDS encoding PTS lactose/cellobiose transporter subunit IIA, with amino-acid sequence MDVDHTEVIFQLILHGGNARSLAMEAIALAKNKDMSGAQKALEQAGEELSKAHQNQTAFIQKEVSGEKTEISMLLIHAQDHLMNAMTIKELASEFVELYGHIHESKGAEV; translated from the coding sequence ATGGACGTGGACCATACAGAAGTAATCTTTCAGCTGATACTGCACGGAGGGAATGCAAGAAGTCTGGCGATGGAGGCAATCGCCCTGGCGAAGAACAAAGACATGTCCGGGGCACAGAAAGCACTGGAGCAGGCGGGGGAAGAACTGAGTAAAGCTCACCAGAACCAGACCGCATTTATTCAGAAAGAAGTGTCCGGTGAAAAGACAGAAATCAGCATGCTGTTGATTCACGCGCAGGACCATTTGATGAATGCCATGACGATCAAGGAATTGGCCAGCGAATTTGTCGAGCTGTACGGCCATATTCACGAGAGCAAGGGGGCGGAAGTGTGA
- a CDS encoding 6-phospho-beta-glucosidase — protein MSGLKIVTIGGGSSYTPELVEGFIKRYDELPVRELWLVDVPEGEKKLQIVGALAKRMVEKAGVPIKIHLTLDRRKALEGADFVTTQIRVGLLDARMKDEKIPLKYGVIGQETNGPGGLFKGLRTIPVIMDICRDMEELCPNAWLINFTNPAGMVTEAVLRYTNRKKVIGLCNVPIGMKMGVASILGVDQSRVHIDFAGLNHMVFGLGVYLDGETVTSQVIEKLTGEQSGITMKNILDLGWDQDFIKALGILPCPYHRYYYQTRTMLEHELEEAQKNGTRAEVVKKVEEELFELYKDPDLSIKPPQLEKRGGAYYSEAACDLICSIYNDKRDIQPVNVRNNGAIASIPDDSAVEVNCVITREGPVPLAVGDLPVPVRGLVQQIKSFERVAAEAAVTGDYHQALLAMTINPLVPSDAVAKQILDEMLEAHKDYLPQFFKPVS, from the coding sequence GTGAGCGGGCTCAAGATTGTAACCATAGGTGGAGGTTCCAGCTATACACCTGAATTGGTGGAAGGCTTTATCAAACGGTACGATGAGCTGCCTGTCCGGGAGCTGTGGCTGGTGGACGTTCCGGAGGGAGAAAAGAAGCTTCAAATTGTAGGAGCGCTTGCAAAGCGCATGGTGGAAAAAGCAGGTGTGCCGATCAAAATCCATCTGACGCTGGACCGCAGAAAGGCGCTGGAAGGAGCAGATTTCGTCACGACCCAGATTCGCGTCGGCTTGCTCGATGCGAGGATGAAGGACGAGAAGATCCCGCTGAAATACGGCGTCATTGGGCAAGAAACGAATGGGCCGGGTGGATTGTTCAAGGGATTGCGTACGATACCGGTGATTATGGACATTTGCCGCGACATGGAGGAGCTCTGCCCCAACGCTTGGCTGATCAACTTTACGAACCCGGCAGGAATGGTGACCGAAGCCGTGCTGCGCTATACCAACCGAAAAAAGGTCATCGGTCTGTGCAACGTACCGATCGGCATGAAAATGGGGGTGGCGTCTATCTTGGGAGTCGACCAGTCCCGCGTACACATCGATTTTGCCGGACTGAATCATATGGTCTTTGGCTTGGGAGTGTACCTGGACGGAGAAACGGTGACTTCGCAGGTGATCGAGAAGCTCACGGGTGAGCAGTCTGGCATCACGATGAAAAACATTCTGGATTTGGGCTGGGATCAAGATTTCATCAAGGCGCTGGGGATCTTGCCATGCCCGTATCACCGTTACTACTACCAAACTCGAACGATGCTCGAGCACGAGCTGGAAGAAGCGCAAAAAAACGGAACGCGCGCCGAGGTCGTCAAGAAAGTGGAGGAGGAGCTGTTTGAGCTTTACAAAGATCCTGACCTCTCTATCAAGCCTCCACAGCTGGAAAAGCGTGGTGGCGCGTACTACAGCGAGGCTGCCTGCGATTTGATCTGTTCGATCTACAACGACAAGCGCGATATCCAGCCGGTCAACGTACGAAACAACGGTGCCATTGCGAGTATTCCCGATGATTCCGCCGTAGAGGTCAACTGCGTCATCACCCGAGAAGGTCCTGTTCCGCTCGCAGTCGGAGATTTGCCTGTACCGGTGCGGGGATTGGTGCAGCAGATCAAATCGTTTGAGAGAGTGGCGGCCGAAGCGGCAGTGACGGGAGACTACCATCAGGCACTGCTCGCCATGACGATCAATCCGCTCGTTCCCTCGGATGCGGTCGCCAAACAGATTCTGGACGAAATGCTGGAGGCGCATAAGGATTATCTGCCTCAGTTTTTCAAGCCGGTCTCATGA
- the celB gene encoding PTS cellobiose transporter subunit IIC, with the protein MTGFISFLENRVMPVAGRIAEQKHLQAIRDGIILTMPLLIIGSLFLIIGFIPIPGYSDFMSGIFGDKWLTKLLYPVNATFDIMALIVGFGVAYRLAEKYKVDPLSAGAISVASFLLATPYTTMFTPEGASTAVEVGGVIPVALMGSKGLFVAMILALLSTEIYRKIIQKKIVITMPDGVPPAVARSFVALIPAAVVILVVWLLRILIENTSFQSIHNIVSDLLVGPLNALGSSMFGAIIAVLLVQLLWSLGLHGAAIVGGVMDPIWLSLMDQNRAVFQADPTGELPNVITKQFFDLWIYAGGSGATLALVVLMILRARSEQMKNIGRLSIGPGLFNINEPVTFGMPIVMNPLLIIPFIIAPIALVIVSYLAMELGWVARPSGVAVPWTTPPIISGYLATGGKISGSVLQLVNFVISLLIYYPFFRLWDKQKLAEERAETKSAETSVPL; encoded by the coding sequence ATGACGGGATTTATTTCTTTTCTGGAGAACCGCGTCATGCCGGTTGCTGGTCGGATTGCGGAACAAAAGCATTTGCAGGCGATTCGCGACGGAATCATTTTAACCATGCCTTTGTTGATTATCGGTTCACTCTTCCTCATCATCGGCTTCATTCCGATACCAGGCTACAGCGACTTCATGAGCGGAATATTCGGTGACAAATGGCTCACCAAGCTGCTGTATCCGGTGAATGCCACCTTTGACATCATGGCGCTGATCGTCGGCTTTGGCGTCGCCTACCGGCTGGCGGAAAAGTATAAAGTCGATCCGTTGTCTGCTGGGGCGATCTCGGTAGCTTCCTTCCTGCTTGCCACGCCTTACACGACGATGTTCACGCCTGAGGGAGCCAGCACCGCAGTGGAAGTGGGCGGTGTCATTCCAGTCGCACTGATGGGCAGTAAAGGCTTGTTCGTCGCCATGATCCTCGCGCTGTTGTCCACTGAAATTTACCGCAAGATCATTCAGAAGAAAATCGTCATCACGATGCCAGACGGTGTCCCCCCGGCTGTAGCCCGTTCGTTCGTAGCGTTGATTCCTGCCGCTGTCGTGATTCTGGTCGTATGGCTGCTGCGCATCCTCATTGAAAATACTTCGTTCCAAAGCATCCACAACATCGTCTCCGATCTGCTGGTCGGGCCGCTGAACGCACTGGGAAGCAGCATGTTTGGTGCCATCATTGCCGTACTGCTCGTGCAGCTGCTCTGGTCGCTGGGCTTGCACGGAGCGGCTATCGTCGGTGGCGTCATGGACCCGATTTGGCTCTCGCTGATGGACCAAAACCGTGCCGTCTTCCAGGCTGATCCAACGGGTGAATTGCCAAACGTCATCACCAAGCAATTTTTTGACCTGTGGATTTACGCGGGTGGTTCAGGAGCTACGCTCGCCCTGGTGGTCCTCATGATCCTTCGTGCACGCAGTGAGCAGATGAAAAATATCGGCAGGCTGTCGATCGGACCAGGTCTTTTTAACATCAATGAGCCCGTGACCTTCGGGATGCCGATCGTCATGAACCCCCTGCTGATCATCCCGTTCATCATCGCGCCGATTGCGCTGGTCATCGTCAGCTATTTGGCCATGGAGCTGGGATGGGTGGCAAGGCCGAGCGGAGTCGCGGTCCCATGGACAACGCCTCCCATCATCAGCGGCTATTTGGCCACAGGCGGTAAAATATCCGGCAGCGTGCTCCAGCTGGTCAACTTCGTCATTTCGCTTTTGATCTACTACCCATTCTTTAGACTGTGGGACAAACAAAAGCTGGCGGAGGAACGAGCAGAAACGAAATCAGCGGAAACCTCGGTTCCTCTGTAA
- a CDS encoding class I SAM-dependent methyltransferase — translation MKPTNGMLLEHIARYYFATPYIRGRVLDIACGTGYGSHMVAKDRKRELVELVAVDIDEETLAYANREYNHQKITYRKENAIDPELPEKLGQFDTILSFETIEHVEDDLLFMDNLYRMLKPGGVLVVSSPFGRGRGQQTSEPFHVHQLTPEEFEELFVRFSQVEIYYQRGVTFEKPRDGVRYFIGMAVCTK, via the coding sequence ATGAAACCGACCAATGGCATGCTGCTGGAGCACATTGCCCGCTATTACTTCGCTACTCCGTACATCCGGGGCAGGGTTCTGGATATCGCCTGCGGTACAGGGTATGGAAGCCATATGGTAGCCAAGGACAGAAAACGAGAGCTGGTCGAGCTGGTCGCGGTGGATATAGATGAGGAGACCCTTGCTTATGCAAACAGGGAGTACAACCATCAAAAGATCACCTATCGAAAAGAAAATGCAATCGACCCTGAGCTTCCAGAGAAATTGGGGCAGTTCGATACCATTTTGAGCTTTGAGACGATCGAGCATGTGGAAGATGATCTCCTTTTCATGGACAATCTGTACCGCATGCTAAAGCCTGGCGGAGTGCTGGTTGTGTCGAGTCCTTTTGGCAGAGGCAGAGGACAGCAGACGAGTGAGCCGTTTCATGTCCATCAGCTGACGCCGGAGGAATTCGAAGAACTGTTTGTCCGCTTTTCCCAAGTGGAGATTTACTACCAGCGAGGCGTTACGTTTGAGAAGCCTCGTGATGGTGTACGGTATTTTATCGGAATGGCTGTTTGCACAAAATAA
- a CDS encoding response regulator transcription factor, with protein sequence MTNYNVLVVDDEREIRDAIEIYLKNEMITVFKANDGLEALDILSDEDIHLIILDIMMPRMDGITATFKIRQEKNIPIIMLSAKSEDTDKILGLNVGADDYVTKPFHPLELVARVKSQLRRYTNLGNYRVTDDEVQVRGLTLNKNTKTVTVDGNDVRLTATEYKILELLMDNKGRVFSIEEIYERVWKEPYLNAENTVAVHVRRIREKIEINPKDPKYLKVVWGIGYKIEK encoded by the coding sequence ATGACGAATTACAATGTCCTTGTTGTCGATGACGAACGGGAAATCAGGGACGCGATTGAAATCTATCTCAAAAATGAAATGATCACCGTTTTCAAGGCAAACGATGGACTGGAAGCACTGGATATCTTATCCGATGAGGATATCCATCTCATCATCCTGGACATCATGATGCCGCGGATGGACGGCATTACCGCAACCTTTAAGATTCGGCAGGAGAAGAATATTCCGATCATCATGCTGTCTGCCAAATCGGAGGATACCGACAAGATTTTGGGCTTGAATGTCGGTGCTGATGATTACGTCACCAAGCCTTTTCATCCATTGGAGCTGGTGGCGCGGGTAAAATCGCAGCTCCGTCGGTATACCAATCTGGGCAACTACCGAGTCACAGACGATGAAGTCCAAGTGCGCGGTCTTACCTTGAACAAAAACACGAAGACCGTCACCGTCGATGGCAATGACGTACGTTTGACCGCAACCGAGTACAAAATTCTCGAGCTATTGATGGACAACAAGGGACGAGTCTTTTCCATCGAGGAAATCTACGAGCGTGTCTGGAAGGAACCGTATTTGAATGCGGAAAACACGGTCGCGGTGCACGTCCGGCGCATCCGCGAGAAAATCGAGATCAACCCGAAGGATCCGAAATACTTAAAGGTGGTATGGGGAATTGGATACAAAATCGAAAAATAG
- a CDS encoding PTS sugar transporter subunit IIB, producing the protein MNILLCCNAGMSTSLLVQKMEQAAKDKGLNARIWAVSADEVKRHIDQADVLLLGPQVRYKLSEMKKEGEARGIPVDVISTTDYGTLNGKNVLEFALRLKK; encoded by the coding sequence TTGAATATTTTGTTGTGCTGCAATGCAGGGATGTCTACGAGTCTGTTGGTGCAAAAGATGGAGCAAGCGGCCAAGGATAAGGGGCTGAACGCCAGGATCTGGGCGGTTTCTGCGGACGAAGTAAAGAGACACATCGATCAAGCCGACGTACTCCTTTTGGGACCTCAAGTGCGATATAAGTTAAGTGAAATGAAAAAAGAGGGGGAAGCAAGGGGAATTCCTGTGGATGTCATCAGCACGACTGACTACGGAACGCTGAACGGAAAAAATGTACTCGAGTTTGCGCTTCGCCTAAAAAAATAG
- a CDS encoding HPr family phosphocarrier protein — MIRINVEVTVSGGLHARPASVLVHMLNQHQSSVKMIYNGKEANGKSILSVMALGVKAGDELSFEVDGPDEQEAIAHIENLFERDFSA; from the coding sequence ATGATTCGGATCAATGTGGAAGTAACCGTCAGCGGCGGTCTCCATGCACGTCCCGCTTCTGTCTTAGTCCATATGCTCAATCAGCATCAATCGTCCGTGAAGATGATTTACAACGGGAAAGAGGCGAATGGAAAGAGCATCCTCAGCGTGATGGCACTTGGTGTAAAAGCCGGGGATGAGCTTTCGTTTGAGGTGGACGGACCAGATGAGCAGGAGGCAATTGCCCATATTGAAAATCTGTTCGAACGTGATTTTTCTGCATGA
- a CDS encoding sensor histidine kinase has translation MDTKSKNSRYSVLAVFALLLTVTLSFLAVTDIYENRAHLQEDYYFDSRSFYDELSTEINLIEDVHVGFAGYESKRMLEKIDSQSLEQINENRDQSLKEKKREIAEQYAPRIQEAQQAGKADEVAKLTTEQANTLEEETKSIQAEWQRSMDEMVASKDQEYEERKNSLSFRDSSFKYFIQDGKRNKVYTNLNQEPTESWLKENALYSFRFPQNVLADSTMYADLNRSFQMKQWKGVIYIPYNPDGYSQIHADATYYNSVRERLMLECGLLVITLLISGALLWYTVTHKAVQLPVVQKSLALLRRIPLDIRIILLLPAIMIYLITAYDMNFFSFPIGFEQIFTLIIMVPLTAFFLLYVLEGWNMYNDSEQFRQQWQRSLLSRQRSLLKESYSNRSVFFKVALIFVLTVGLGMSIALGFVALVERVEELLILTFLYCMFYAICVLPYIFRRIGLMNRLLLGAAQMAAGNLHATVVEKPRGKLADLAHSLNNIKQGLQHSVESQMKSERLKSELITNVSHDLKTPLTSIINYVDLLKREDLTQEDIKSYVDVLERKTNRLKVLIDDLFEAAKTASGSIELNIEQVNVSSLLNQAIAEFSDKIDASSLTFRVNIEQQKMYAPLDGKKTWRVFENLIGNALKYSMPHTRVHIDLFEKNEEVILTIKNVSAYEIDFAAEELFERFKRADQSRNTEGSGLGLAIAKSIVELQGGKLQIDIDGDYFKVIVTFRR, from the coding sequence TTGGATACAAAATCGAAAAATAGCCGTTACTCGGTGCTCGCCGTCTTCGCCCTGTTGCTGACAGTGACCCTCTCCTTTCTCGCGGTCACAGATATTTACGAGAATCGCGCGCACTTGCAAGAGGACTATTACTTTGACAGCCGTTCCTTTTACGATGAGCTGTCTACGGAAATCAATTTGATTGAGGACGTTCATGTCGGCTTTGCCGGTTATGAAAGCAAGCGAATGCTAGAAAAGATCGATAGCCAGTCCTTGGAGCAAATCAATGAGAATCGCGACCAATCGTTAAAGGAAAAAAAGCGGGAGATCGCCGAGCAGTACGCTCCTCGCATTCAGGAAGCACAGCAAGCGGGCAAAGCTGATGAAGTGGCCAAACTCACAACAGAGCAGGCAAACACGCTGGAGGAGGAAACCAAGAGCATTCAGGCTGAATGGCAAAGAAGCATGGATGAAATGGTCGCTTCAAAGGATCAGGAATACGAGGAACGTAAAAACAGCCTGTCCTTTCGCGACAGCTCATTTAAATACTTTATACAGGATGGCAAACGAAACAAAGTCTACACCAACCTGAACCAAGAGCCGACTGAATCCTGGCTGAAGGAGAACGCCCTCTATTCCTTCCGCTTCCCACAGAACGTGCTGGCAGACTCCACGATGTACGCCGATCTGAATCGTTCTTTTCAGATGAAACAATGGAAAGGCGTCATCTATATTCCGTATAATCCAGACGGCTACAGTCAAATCCATGCAGACGCTACTTACTACAATTCCGTACGGGAGCGCCTCATGCTGGAATGCGGACTGCTCGTTATCACTCTTTTGATTAGCGGAGCATTGCTGTGGTACACGGTCACGCACAAAGCCGTACAGCTCCCTGTGGTGCAAAAAAGCCTGGCTTTGCTGCGACGCATACCGCTGGACATCCGCATCATTCTGTTGCTCCCGGCCATCATGATATACCTGATCACCGCTTACGACATGAACTTCTTCTCGTTCCCGATCGGCTTTGAGCAGATCTTCACCCTGATCATCATGGTGCCCCTCACCGCCTTTTTCCTGCTGTATGTATTGGAAGGCTGGAACATGTACAACGATTCGGAACAGTTCCGACAGCAATGGCAGAGAAGCCTGCTGTCGCGGCAACGCTCGCTGTTAAAAGAAAGCTATTCCAACCGCAGCGTGTTTTTCAAAGTGGCTCTCATCTTCGTCCTGACTGTCGGGCTGGGCATGAGCATCGCTTTGGGCTTTGTAGCTCTTGTCGAACGCGTCGAAGAATTACTGATACTCACTTTCTTGTACTGCATGTTCTACGCAATATGCGTGCTGCCTTACATTTTCCGACGCATTGGTCTGATGAATCGCTTGCTGCTGGGAGCCGCTCAGATGGCAGCCGGCAACCTTCATGCGACCGTCGTGGAAAAACCGCGAGGCAAGCTGGCTGATCTTGCCCACTCTCTCAACAACATCAAGCAGGGCCTGCAGCATTCCGTGGAAAGCCAGATGAAAAGTGAGCGACTGAAATCAGAGCTCATCACCAACGTATCGCATGATTTGAAAACACCGCTCACCTCCATCATCAATTACGTCGATTTGCTCAAGCGGGAAGACCTGACCCAGGAGGACATCAAGAGCTACGTGGATGTCCTCGAGCGGAAAACAAACCGCCTGAAAGTATTGATCGACGACCTGTTCGAGGCGGCCAAAACAGCAAGCGGATCAATCGAGCTGAACATCGAGCAGGTAAACGTCTCATCGTTGCTCAATCAAGCCATCGCCGAATTCAGCGACAAGATCGATGCTTCGTCACTGACCTTCCGCGTCAACATCGAACAGCAAAAAATGTACGCACCTCTCGACGGCAAGAAAACGTGGCGGGTATTCGAGAATTTGATCGGAAACGCCCTGAAATATTCGATGCCGCATACGAGAGTTCATATCGACCTGTTTGAGAAGAATGAGGAAGTCATCCTGACGATCAAAAACGTCTCTGCCTACGAAATTGATTTTGCTGCCGAAGAATTGTTCGAACGCTTCAAACGGGCAGACCAGTCACGCAATACCGAAGGATCGGGCCTCGGACTCGCGATCGCGAAAAGCATCGTGGAGCTGCAGGGCGGCAAGCTGCAGATCGATATCGACGGTGATTATTTCAAAGTGATCGTCACCTTCCGCCGCTAA
- the chbG gene encoding chitin disaccharide deacetylase translates to MKLVVNADDFGYSKGVNLGILEAHVEGIVSSATMMMNMPGVAHAFRLAADTPTLGVGVHLVLTCGSPLEANVPTLTDENGMFRRGQAHLEDVSAEEVEREFTAQLETFFRSGRKPTHIDSHHHVHARETILPVVLRLAERHGLPVRYPWAFEQAAERSHTTKVHTTEGFSHHFYGADLTADGLIAIIEGLSGSATAEIMTHPAYVDEELLKGSSYAIPRARELQILTAPKVKEYIKLKKVQLVNFNEIG, encoded by the coding sequence ATGAAACTGGTTGTGAATGCGGACGATTTTGGCTATTCAAAAGGCGTCAATCTGGGGATTCTCGAAGCGCATGTCGAGGGAATCGTTTCGTCAGCCACCATGATGATGAACATGCCGGGTGTGGCGCATGCTTTTCGTCTGGCAGCGGATACTCCCACGCTGGGAGTAGGGGTGCATCTCGTTCTCACGTGCGGTTCCCCATTGGAAGCGAATGTCCCTACGCTGACGGACGAAAATGGGATGTTTCGTCGAGGTCAGGCCCATTTGGAGGACGTCTCTGCCGAGGAGGTGGAACGTGAATTCACGGCTCAGCTGGAAACGTTTTTCCGCTCGGGGAGAAAACCAACCCATATTGACAGCCATCACCACGTACATGCGAGAGAAACGATTTTGCCGGTTGTTCTTCGTCTGGCTGAGCGCCATGGACTCCCCGTCCGTTATCCGTGGGCATTTGAACAAGCGGCAGAGCGCTCGCATACGACCAAGGTCCATACTACCGAAGGCTTTTCGCATCATTTTTATGGAGCGGATCTGACCGCCGATGGGTTGATAGCGATCATAGAAGGCCTATCAGGAAGCGCGACGGCCGAAATCATGACCCACCCGGCCTATGTGGACGAGGAACTGCTCAAGGGCAGCTCCTATGCGATTCCCCGAGCCAGGGAGCTGCAGATTCTGACTGCACCAAAGGTAAAGGAGTACATCAAGCTCAAGAAGGTACAACTCGTGAACTTTAACGAAATCGGATAG